In Paenacidovorax monticola, the genomic window ACGGGCTGGGAGCGCGGCTACGACGGTATCGCCGACCCGATCAGCAAGGAACAGATCACCACGCTGGACAAGAACATCGCCGAGAGCGGCGCGGCCGCGTTCTTCCCCTTCCTGTCCAAGCGCCAGGGCATCGTGCACGTGATCGGCCCCGAGAACGGCGCCACCCTGCCCGGCATGACCGTGGTCTGCGGCGACAGCCATACCTCCACGCACGGCGCCTTCGGTGCGCTGGCGCATGGCATCGGCACGAGCGAGGTCGAGCATGTGATGGCCACGCAGACCCTGCTGGCCAAAAAGGCCAAGAACATGCTGGTCAAGGTGGAGGGCTCCGTGGCCCCGGCGTGACGGCCAAGGACATCGTGCTGGCCATCATCGGCAAGATCGGCACGGCCGGCGGCACGGGCTACACCATCGAATTCGCGGGCAGCGCCATCCGCGCCCTGTCGATGGAAGGCCGCATGACCGTGTGCAACATGGCCATCGAAGCCGGCGCGCGCGCGGGCCTGGTCGCCGTGGACGACAAGACCATCGACTACGTGAAGGGCCGCCCGCTCTCGCCCACCGGCGTGGAATGGGAGCAGGCCGTGCAGTACTGGAAGACGCTGCACTCCGATGCCGACGCGAAGTTCGACACCGTCGTCACGCTCGACGCCGCGCAGATCGTTCCGCAGGTCACCTGGGGTACCTCGCCCGAGATGGTGCTGGGCGTGGACGCCCGCGTGCCCGACCCCGACAAGGAAAAGGACGCCAGCAAGCGCGGCGCCATCGAGCGCGCGCTGACCTACATGGCGCTGGAGCCCGGCAAGCCGCTCAACGACATCTTCGTGGACAAGGTGTTCATCGGCTCGTGCACCAACAGCCGCATCGAGGACATGCGCGAAGCCGCCGCCGTGGTCAAGAAGCTGGGCCGCAAGGTCGCCGGCAACGTCAAGCTGGCCATGGTCGTGCCCGGCTCGGGCCTCGTGAAGGAACAGGCCGAGCGCGAGGGCCTCGACCAGATCTTCAAGGCGGCGGGCTTCGAGTGGCGCGAACCCGGCTGCTCCATGTGCCTGGCCATGAACGCCGACCGCCTGGAGCCTGGCGAGCGCTGCGCCTCGACGAGCAACCGCAACTTCGAGGGCCGCCAGGGCGCTGGCGGCCGCACCCATCTCGTGAGCCCCGCCATGGCCGCCGCGGCCGCCGTGCACGGCCACTTCGTGGACGTGCGCCAATTCGCCTGAGGACCGCCTGAAAGGAGACCCGCCATGAAACGCCTCGCCACCCTCCTCGCGCTGGCCTTCGCGCTCGCCGGTTGCAACACCGTCAAGGGCATCGGCCAGGACATCGGCAAAGCCGGCTCCGCCATCGAACGCGCCGCCAAGTAAGAGACAACACCATGCAGAAATTCACCGTGCACAAGGGCCTCGTGGCCCCCATGGACCGCGAGAACGTCGACACCGACGCCATCATTCCCAAGCAATTCCTCAAGTCGATCAAGAAGACGGGCTTCGGCCCCAACCTGTTCGACGAATGGCGCTACCTCGACAAGGGCGAGCCCGGCGTGCCCGAATCGGCGCGCAAGCCCAACCCCGACTTCGTGCTGAACCAGCCCCGTTACAAGGGCGCCTCGATCCTCATCGCGCGCAAAAACTTTGGCTGCGGATCGAGCCGCGAGCATGCGCCCTGGGCGCTCGACCAATACGGCTTCCGCGCCATCATCGCGCCGAGCTTCGCCGACATCTTCTTCAACAACTGCTTCAAGAACGGCCTGCTGCCCATCGTGCTGCCCGAGGCCACCGTGGCCCGCCTGTTCGACGAAGTGGCGGCCTTCCCCGGCTACGAGCTCACCATCGACCTGGACCAGCAGGTGATCCGTCCCCCGCAGGGCGATGCCATTGCGTTCGACGTGCTGCCGTTCCGCAAGTACTGCCTGCTCAACGGCTTCGACGACATCGGCCTGACGCTGCGCCACAAGGACAAGATCGCCGCCTTCGAGGCCGAGCGCCTGGCCACCAAGCCCTGGCTGGCCCACACGATGGTGTCCTGACGCACTTTTTTCAGAAGAACCGCTGGCGCCTATCCAGAAAGCGCCAATAGCTATCAAAACAGAAGCAAACCATGAAAATCGCAGTTCTCCCGGGTGACGGCATCGGCACCGAAATCGTGGCCGAGGCCACCAAGGTCCTGAAGGCCCTCGACCTGAAGTTCGAGATGGAATCCGCCCTGGTCGGCGGCGCGGCCTACGAGGCCCACGGCCACCCGCTGCCCGAGTCCACGCTCAACCTTGCCAAGAATGCCGACGCCGTGCTGTTCGGCGCCGTGGGCGACTGGAAGTACGACAAGCTCGACCGGCCGCTGCGGCCCGAGCAGGCCATCCTGGGCCTGCGCAAGAACCTGGGCCTGTTCGCCAACTTCCGCCCCGCCATCTGCTATGAGCAGCTCGTAGGCGCATCGAGCCTCAAGCCCGAGCTGATCGCGGGCCTGGACATCCTCATCATCCGTGAACTCACGGGCGACATCTACTTCGGCCAGCCGCGCGGCCGCCGCGTGGCCACCGATGGCCACTTCCCCAGCGCCGAGGAAGCCTTCGACACCATGCGCTACAGCAAGCCCGAGATCGAGCGCATCGCCCGCGTGGCCTTCGAGGCTGCCCGCAAGCGTGGCAAGAAGGTCACCAGTGTGGACAAGGCCAACGTGCTCGAAACCTTCCAGTTCTGGAAGGATGTGGTGACCGAGGTGCACAAGGACTACCCCGACGTGGAACTCGAGCACATGTACGTGGACAACGCTGCCATGCAGCTCGTGAAGAAGCCCAAGGCCTTCGACGTGATCGTGACGGGCAACATGTTCGGCGACATCCTGTCGGACGAAGCCTCGATGCTCACGGGCTCCATCGGCATGCTGCCCTCGGCCAGCCTGAACAGCAAGAACCAGGGCCTGTACGAGCCCAGCCATGGCAGCGCCCCCGACATCGCGGGCAAGGGCGTGGCCAACCCCCTGGCCACCATCCTCTCCGCCGCGATGATGCTGCGCTTCAGCCTGAACCAGGAAGAGGCCGCCCGCCGCATCGAGGCTGCGGTGCAAAAGGTGCTGGCCCAGGGTCTGCGCACGCCCGACATCTACAGCGAAGGCACCACCAAGGTGGGCACGGCGCAGATGGGCGATGCGGTGGTGAAGGCACTCGCCGCCTGACGGCGTGCTCTCGCGCCTTGCGCCAGCGGCCCCTTGGGGCCGCTTTTTTATGCCGCAGACCCCGGCGCATCGCGGGTCCGGAACCGGCCAGACGCGCCCCTCGCCGACCGCGAGACTCGCCAAGTGAATCAACCCTTGAAAGAGTCTCGATGCCCCCATTTTCCTTGCAGCACCGTGTTGCCATCATCACCGGCGCCAGTTCCGGCATTGGGCGTGCAGCCGCCCTGCTCTTCGCCCAGGCCGGTGCGGCCGTCGTCGTGGGTGCGCGGCGCCAGGCGGAACTGGACCAGCTCGCCACCTCCATTGCCCAGCAGGGCGGGCGTGCGGTCGCCCTGGCGGGCGATGTGCGCGAGGAGGCCTACGCCCATGCACTCGTCGCCACCGCAGTGGAGCACTTTGGCGGGCTCGACGTGGCCTTCAACAATGCCGGCACCCTGGGGCCACTGCAGCCCACACGGACATGCCGCTGGGCGACTGGCGCGACACGCTGGACACCAACCTGACCAGTGCATTCCTGGGCGCCAAGCACCAACTCCCGGCCCTGGTTGCGCGCGGCGGCGGCTCGCTCATCTTCACATCCACCTTCGTGGGCCATACCGCAGGGTTTGCGGGCACTGCAGCCTATGCAGCCAGCAAGGCCGGGCTGGTG contains:
- the leuB gene encoding 3-isopropylmalate dehydrogenase translates to MKIAVLPGDGIGTEIVAEATKVLKALDLKFEMESALVGGAAYEAHGHPLPESTLNLAKNADAVLFGAVGDWKYDKLDRPLRPEQAILGLRKNLGLFANFRPAICYEQLVGASSLKPELIAGLDILIIRELTGDIYFGQPRGRRVATDGHFPSAEEAFDTMRYSKPEIERIARVAFEAARKRGKKVTSVDKANVLETFQFWKDVVTEVHKDYPDVELEHMYVDNAAMQLVKKPKAFDVIVTGNMFGDILSDEASMLTGSIGMLPSASLNSKNQGLYEPSHGSAPDIAGKGVANPLATILSAAMMLRFSLNQEEAARRIEAAVQKVLAQGLRTPDIYSEGTTKVGTAQMGDAVVKALAA
- a CDS encoding entericidin A/B family lipoprotein, with amino-acid sequence MKRLATLLALAFALAGCNTVKGIGQDIGKAGSAIERAAK
- the leuD gene encoding 3-isopropylmalate dehydratase small subunit — protein: MQKFTVHKGLVAPMDRENVDTDAIIPKQFLKSIKKTGFGPNLFDEWRYLDKGEPGVPESARKPNPDFVLNQPRYKGASILIARKNFGCGSSREHAPWALDQYGFRAIIAPSFADIFFNNCFKNGLLPIVLPEATVARLFDEVAAFPGYELTIDLDQQVIRPPQGDAIAFDVLPFRKYCLLNGFDDIGLTLRHKDKIAAFEAERLATKPWLAHTMVS